From the genome of Persephonella atlantica:
CTGTTGTAAGCCACATATCAAGGGAAGCATCTATCATATAAAAAAGCTCATTTTCATCTAAAACTTTTCCGGATGGTTGAATGTATTTTCTGTTGCCCTCTTTTTTGCGAAGTTCAAAGTATATTTTAGATAGTTGTTTTATGTTTTCTCTTAAAATTTTGTCTAATTCATTTTTGTTTTCTATTGATGATAATTTGTTAATTTCTTCTTGGTTTAAAAGATTAAAGTATTCTCCCATGTTTTCCCTCTGATTTATTTAGTCCATATTAATTCCTTATTTTTAGCTTCGTCTATATATTTTAAAAGTTGATTAACTGTAAAATCATAAATATTTTGGGTATCTGAAAAGTAAGTTATATACCAGTTTACTGTTTCTAAAAGGGCTGTTTTTGCATTATAAACAGGTTTCCATTTAAGATAGAAATGGGCTTTACTTATATCTAATTTTAGAAGTTTCGCTTCGTGGAATTTATTGTCATGATTTACTTTATATTCTCCATTTCCCCATATCTTAATGACATCTTTTACGATTTCTTCTACAGTCAAAATATCTTCATCATTAGGACCAAAGTTCCAACCCTCGCTATACTTTATAGGGTCTTGCCACATTAAAGCTCCAAGCCATAAATATCCAGACAATGGCTCTAAAACATGTTGCCATGGTCTTATGGCATTAGGGTTCCTTATATAAATAGTTTCTTCCTTCGATAATGCTCTGATACAATCAGGGATAAGTCTGTCCTCTGCCCAGTCTCCACCACCGATAACATTTCCAGCCCTTACTGAAGCTAAAGCAACATGATGAGTTTTTCCATAATCTTTCGGATTAAAAAATGAATTTCTGTATGCTGATGTCAATATTTCTGCACAGCCTTTACTTGAACTGTATGGGTCATAA
Proteins encoded in this window:
- the rfbG gene encoding CDP-glucose 4,6-dehydratase, translating into MKELFNNIYEEKKVLITGHTGFKGSWLTLWLKQLGAEVIGYSLEPPTNPSLFETLQLEKEIVHIIGDIRDGKKLKEVFRKYQPDIVIHMAAQPLVRYSYINPKETYETNVIGTLNVFEAVKETESVRIVINVTSDKCYENREWVYGYRENDPMGGYDPYSSSKGCAEILTSAYRNSFFNPKDYGKTHHVALASVRAGNVIGGGDWAEDRLIPDCIRALSKEETIYIRNPNAIRPWQHVLEPLSGYLWLGALMWQDPIKYSEGWNFGPNDEDILTVEEIVKDVIKIWGNGEYKVNHDNKFHEAKLLKLDISKAHFYLKWKPVYNAKTALLETVNWYITYFSDTQNIYDFTVNQLLKYIDEAKNKELIWTK